One window of the Sparus aurata chromosome 17, fSpaAur1.1, whole genome shotgun sequence genome contains the following:
- the pkdc gene encoding uncharacterized protein pkdc, whose protein sequence is MKQEYQDLVLQACGASSLRVGAKIQTLWSGYGEIVRLHLEGCDRPSVVVKHVKFPEEAEHPGGWKTDRSHTRKVRSYQVETHWYQNYSTSQSCRIPACLAACSHGDEMLIVLEDLDAVGYDQRRTSVKDREIKACLSWLAHFHALFLDVAPEGLWPVGTYWHLETRPDELEAMDDAALKAAAADIDKILSACRFKTIVHGDAKLANFCFSPSGQDVAAVDFQYVGGGCGMKDVVYFLGSCMEEKQCEKRVPGLLDSYFAELKVAVKKDVDFAALEREWREMFAYAWTDFHRFLLGWMPGHWKINRYSKQLTKEVLHKLKR, encoded by the exons ATGAAGCAGGAGTACCAGGATCTCGTCCTGCAGGCGTGCGGAGCCTCATCTCTGCGCGTCGGCGCAAAGATCCAGACTCTGTGGAGCGGCTACGGCGAGATCGTCAGGCTGCACCTGGAGGGCTGCGACCGGCCGTCTGTGGTCGTCAAACATGTCAAGTTCCCAGAGGAGGCCGAGCACCCCGGAGGCTGGAAGACGGACCGCTCACACACGCGTAAAGTCAGATCCTACCAGGTGGAGACACACTGGTACCAGAACTATTCCACCAGTCAGAGCTGTCGGATCCCCGCCTGCCTCGCTGCCTGTTCCCATGGAGACGAGATGCTGATCGTGCTGGAGGATCTGGACGCGGTCGGTTACGATCAGAGAAG GACCAGTGTGAAGGACAGAGAAATAAAGGCTTGCCTCAGCTGGCTTGCCCACTTCCATGCCCTCTTCCTGGACGTGGCCCCAGAGGGCCTGTGGCCAGTCGGTACCTACTGGCACCTGGAGACCCGTCCAGACGAGCTGGAGGCCATGGACGACGCCGCGCTCAAAGCGGCAGCCGCAGACATTGACAAGATACTCAGCGCATGTCGGTTCAAGACCATCGTTCACGGAGACGCCAAGTTGGCAAACTTCTGTTTTTCCCCGAGCGGACAGGACGTAGCAGCTGTGGACTTCCAGTACGTCGGCGGAGGCTGTGGGATGAAAGATGTTGTGTATTTCTTAGGAAGCTGCATGGAGGAGAAGCAGTGTGAGAAGAGGGTGCCGGGCCTGCTGGACTCTTATTTTGCAGAGCTAAAGGTAGCTGTGAAAAAAGACGTGGACTTTGCCGCCTTggagagagagtggagggagATGTTTGCATACGCCTGGACAGATTTTCATCGTTTTCTGCTGGGATGGATGCCGGGACACTGGAAGATCAACCGCTACAGTAAACAGCTGACAAAAGAGGTCCTGCACAAACTGAAACGTTAA